A stretch of the Lactuca sativa cultivar Salinas chromosome 9, Lsat_Salinas_v11, whole genome shotgun sequence genome encodes the following:
- the LOC111876485 gene encoding ubiquitin-activating enzyme E1 1 isoform X1 — MAIHLTNNQKNLGLGFSSFCVIVAACLFPDLVFSQIVLLIFVSMGFCGAFSSFLLHMLPKKRPAEVIKLDDDSSSDNKTDNLHKKPRVGCLISSCSSINSRTTITGTADCDQKKSSGGVESNSNSSNSVVVEDNNSASNMGFEDGNLQEIDEDLHSRQLAVYGRETMRRLFASNVLISGMQGLGAEIAKNLILAGVKSVTLHDEGAVELWDLSSNFLFSENDVGKNRAQASVQKLQELNNAVLVSTLPTKLTKEQLSNFQAVVFTDIDLKTAIEFDDYCHNHQPPIAFIKTEVRGLFGNIFCDFGPEFTVVDVDGEEPHTGIIASISNDNPALITCVDDERLGFQDGDLVIFSEIHGMTELNDGKPRKVKSCRPYSFFLEEDTTNFGTYVKGGIVTQVKQSKVLNFKPLKEALGNPGEFLLSDFSKFDRPPLLHLAFQALDKFVSESGRFPVSGSEDDARKLIDIAGNMNESLGDGKLEDINPKLLRDFAYGSRAVLNPMAAMFGGIVGQEVVKACSGKFHPLYQFFYFDSIESLPTEPLDPEDYKPLNSRYDAQISVFGAKFQKKLEETRSFLVGSGALGCEFLKNLALMGVSCGAKGKLTVTDDDVIEKSNLSRQFLFRDWNIGQAKSTVAASAASLINPRLQIEALQNRVGPETENVFDDTFWENLNVVVNALDNVNARLYVDQRCLYFQKPLLESGTLGAKCNTQMVIPHLTENYGASRDPPEKQAPMCTVHSFPHNIDHCLTWARSEFEGLLEKTPSEVNAYLSNPGEYTSGMRNAGDAQARDNLERVLECLDREKCESFQDCITWARLKFEDYFCNRMKQLIFTFPEDAATSTGAPFWSAPKRFPRPLEFSVSDPSHLHFVLSGAILRAETFGIPIPEWAKNPKKLAEAVEKVIVPDFQPKQGVRIETDENATTLSAASVDDSAVIDQLIKNIERARKSLPSDYTMKPIQFEKDDDTNYHMDFIAGLANMRARNYSIPEVDKLRAKFIAGRIIPAIATSTAMATGLVCLELYKVIDGGHKVEDYRNTFANLALPLFSMAEPVPPKVMKHQDLTWTVWDRWTIKGNPTLRELIKWLADKGLDAYSISCGSCLLYNSMFPRHKDRMDKKVVDLARDVAKMEIPEYRRHLDLMVACEDEEENDIDIPQVSVYFR, encoded by the exons ATGGCGATTCACTTGACCAATAACCAGAAAaacctagggttagggtttagttcGTTCTGTGTTATAGTCGCTGCTTGTTTGTTTCCCGATCTAGTATTTTCGCAAATTGTATTGTTGATTTTCGTTTCCATGGGGTTTTGTGGCGCTTTCAGCAGCTTTTTACTTCATATGCTACCTAAGAAGCGACCTGCTGAAGTAATAAAGCTAGACGACGATAGCAGTAGTGATAATAAAACTGATAATTTGCATAAAAAGCCTCGGGTCGGTTGTTTGATCTCTTCTTGTTCATCGATAAATTCCAGAACGACCATCACCGGGACGGCGGATTGTGATCAGAAGAAAAGCAGCGGTGGTGTGGAGTCTAATAGCAACAGCAGCAATAGCGTGGTAGTAGAGGATAATAATAGTGCGAGTAATATGGGATTTGAAGATGGGAATTTGCAGGAGATCGATGAAGATCTCCATAGCAGACAGCTTGCTGTTTATGGTCGTGAGACTATGAGGCGGCTCTTTGCATCTAATGTGCTGATTTCTGGGATGCAAGGACTTGGTGCTGAGATAG CCAAAAATCTTATACTTGCTGGAGTCAAGTCTGTGACTTTACATGATGAAGGTGCAGTGGAACTGTGGGATCTGTCCAGCAATTTTCTTTTTTCAGAAAACGATGTTGGCAAGAATAGAGCTCAAGCCTCTGTCCAGAAGCTTCAGGAGCTCAACAATGCTGTACTCGTCTCCACCTTGCCTACAAAGTTGACTAAAGAACAACTTTCCAACTTTCAG GCTGTGGTCTTTACCGATATAGATTTAAAGACAGCTATTGAGTTTGATGATTACTGCCACAACCATCAGCCTCCAATTGCTTTCATCAAGACCGAAGTCAGAGGGCTTTTTGGTAACATTTTCTGCGATTTTGGCCCCGAGTTTACTGTAGTTGatgttgatggtgaagaaccACATACTGGCATCATTGCATCCATCAGTAACGATAACCCTGCACTTATAACATGTGTTGATGATGAAAGACTCGGATTCCAAGATGGAGATCTTGTTATATTCTCTGAAATTCATGGAATGACAGAACTTAACGATGGAAAGCCAAGGAAAGTTAAAAGCTGCAGGCCATATTCATTCTTTCTTGAAGAAGACACCACTAACTTCGGGACATATGTGAAAGGTGGTATTGTGACTCAAGTCAAACAGTCAAAGGTTCTCAATTTCAAGCCTTTAAAAGAAGCACTTGGAAACCCAGGCGAGTTTCTATTGAGTGACTTTTCTAAATTTGATCGCCCTCCTCTTTTGCATTTAGCATTCCAAGCACTTGATAAATTCGTTTCTGAATCGGGTCGGTTCCCGGTTTCCGGGTCGGAAGATGATGCACGGAAATTGATTGATATTGCTGGCAACATGAATGAAAGCTTGGGAGATGGAAAATTAGAAGATATAAATCCGAAACTTTTGCGGGATTTTGCATACGGGTCCCGGGCAGTTCTCAATCCAATGGCTGCCATGTTTGGTGGGATAGTCGGGCAAGAGGTTGTGAAAGCATGTTCCGGAAAGTTCCATCCACTTTATCAATTCTTTTACTTTGATTCCATCGAGTCACTTCCTACTGAGCCATTGGATCCCGAAGACTACAAACCTTTAAACAGTCGTTACGATGCTCAAATATCAGTATTCGGAGCTAAATTCCAGAAAAAACTAGAAGAAACGCGATCTTTCCTTGTGGGATCTGGCGCGTTAGGTTGCGAATTCTTGAAAAATCTAGCCTTGATGGGTGTTTCATGTGGCGCAAAAGGGAAACTAACAGTCACAGATGATGATGTCATTGAGAAAAGCAATCTCAGCAGACAGTTTCTTTTTCGTGACTGGAACATTGGACAAGCGAAATCAACGGTTGCTGCTTCTGCAGCTTCATTGATCAACCCTCGTCTTCAGATTGAAGCTTTACAGAATCGTGTGGGCCCCGAAACCGAGAATGTGTTTGATGATACTTTCTGGGAGAATTTGAATGTTGTTGTGAATGCGTTGGACAACGTGAATGCTAGGCTTTATGTTGATCAAAGATGCTTATATTTCCAGAAACCGCTTCTTGAGTCCGGAACACTTGGTGCTAAATGCAACACACAGATGGTTATCCCTCATTTGACCGAAAATTACGGTGCTTCCCGGGACCCGCCCGAGAAACAAGCGCCTATGTGTACCGTGCATTCGTTCCCGCATAACATTGACCATTGTTTGACTTGGGCTCGGTCGGAATTCGAAGGATTACTTGAGAAAACACCATCAGAAGTTAACGCGTATCTTTCTAATCCGGGGGAATATACATCCGGAATGAGGAATGCTGGTGATGCCCAGGCTAGGGATAATCTAGAACGTGTTCTTGAGTGTCTCGACAGGGAAAAATGTGAATCGTTTCAAGATTGCATCACTTGGGCTCGTTTGAA gtttgaagattacTTCTGTAATCGTATGAAACAACTGATCTTTACATTCCCGGAAGATGCTGCCACCAGTACCGGAGCACCGTTTTGGTCCGCTCCGAAGCGATTCCCGCGTCCGTTGGAATTCTCTGTTTCCGACCCGAGTCATCTTCATTTTGTGTTGTCGGGTGCCATTCTTCGAGCGGAGACATTCGGGATTCCGATTCCGGAGTGGGCCAAGAACCCGAAGAAATTAGCTGAAGCTGTTGAAAAGGTTATTGTCCCGGACTTTCAACCAAAACAAGGTGTCAGAATAGAAACCGATGAAAATGCCACCACTTTATCCGCTGCATctgtggacgattctgcagttaTCGATCAGTTAATCAAGAATATAGAACGTGCTAGAAAGTCTCTTCCTTCTGATTATACCATGAAACCTATTCAGTTTGAAAAG GATGACGACACGAATTACCACATGGACTTCATAGCTGGACTAGCAAACATGAGAGCAAGAAACTACAGCATCCCAGAAGTGGACAAACTGCGAGCCAAATTCATAGCTGGCAGAATCATCCCAGCAATCGCCACATCAACCGCCATGGCAACCGGTTTAGTCTGCCTCGAGCTTTACAAAGTCATCGACGGGGGCCACAAGGTGGAAGACTACCGCAACACGTTTGCCAACCTGGCACTCCCGTTGTTCTCCATGGCAGAGCCGGTCCCACCAAAGGTGATGAAGCACCAAGACCTGACGTGGACAGTGTGGGACAGGTGGACGATCAAGGGCAACCCTACTCTAAGGGAACTCATCAAATGGCTTGCTGACAAGGGACTTGATGCTTATAGCATTTCGTGTGGGAGTTGCTTGTTGTACAACAGTATGTTTCCTAGGCATAAAGACAGGATGGATAAGAAGGTGGTGGATCTGGCGAGAGATGTGGCAAAGATGGAGATTCCGGAGTATCGCCGCCACCTGGATCTGATGGTGGCGTGTGAAGACGAGGAGGAAAATGACATTGATATCCCTCAGGTATCTGTATACTTTCGTTGA
- the LOC111876485 gene encoding ubiquitin-activating enzyme E1 1 isoform X2: MLPKKRPAEVIKLDDDSSSDNKTDNLHKKPRVGCLISSCSSINSRTTITGTADCDQKKSSGGVESNSNSSNSVVVEDNNSASNMGFEDGNLQEIDEDLHSRQLAVYGRETMRRLFASNVLISGMQGLGAEIAKNLILAGVKSVTLHDEGAVELWDLSSNFLFSENDVGKNRAQASVQKLQELNNAVLVSTLPTKLTKEQLSNFQAVVFTDIDLKTAIEFDDYCHNHQPPIAFIKTEVRGLFGNIFCDFGPEFTVVDVDGEEPHTGIIASISNDNPALITCVDDERLGFQDGDLVIFSEIHGMTELNDGKPRKVKSCRPYSFFLEEDTTNFGTYVKGGIVTQVKQSKVLNFKPLKEALGNPGEFLLSDFSKFDRPPLLHLAFQALDKFVSESGRFPVSGSEDDARKLIDIAGNMNESLGDGKLEDINPKLLRDFAYGSRAVLNPMAAMFGGIVGQEVVKACSGKFHPLYQFFYFDSIESLPTEPLDPEDYKPLNSRYDAQISVFGAKFQKKLEETRSFLVGSGALGCEFLKNLALMGVSCGAKGKLTVTDDDVIEKSNLSRQFLFRDWNIGQAKSTVAASAASLINPRLQIEALQNRVGPETENVFDDTFWENLNVVVNALDNVNARLYVDQRCLYFQKPLLESGTLGAKCNTQMVIPHLTENYGASRDPPEKQAPMCTVHSFPHNIDHCLTWARSEFEGLLEKTPSEVNAYLSNPGEYTSGMRNAGDAQARDNLERVLECLDREKCESFQDCITWARLKFEDYFCNRMKQLIFTFPEDAATSTGAPFWSAPKRFPRPLEFSVSDPSHLHFVLSGAILRAETFGIPIPEWAKNPKKLAEAVEKVIVPDFQPKQGVRIETDENATTLSAASVDDSAVIDQLIKNIERARKSLPSDYTMKPIQFEKDDDTNYHMDFIAGLANMRARNYSIPEVDKLRAKFIAGRIIPAIATSTAMATGLVCLELYKVIDGGHKVEDYRNTFANLALPLFSMAEPVPPKVMKHQDLTWTVWDRWTIKGNPTLRELIKWLADKGLDAYSISCGSCLLYNSMFPRHKDRMDKKVVDLARDVAKMEIPEYRRHLDLMVACEDEEENDIDIPQVSVYFR; encoded by the exons ATGCTACCTAAGAAGCGACCTGCTGAAGTAATAAAGCTAGACGACGATAGCAGTAGTGATAATAAAACTGATAATTTGCATAAAAAGCCTCGGGTCGGTTGTTTGATCTCTTCTTGTTCATCGATAAATTCCAGAACGACCATCACCGGGACGGCGGATTGTGATCAGAAGAAAAGCAGCGGTGGTGTGGAGTCTAATAGCAACAGCAGCAATAGCGTGGTAGTAGAGGATAATAATAGTGCGAGTAATATGGGATTTGAAGATGGGAATTTGCAGGAGATCGATGAAGATCTCCATAGCAGACAGCTTGCTGTTTATGGTCGTGAGACTATGAGGCGGCTCTTTGCATCTAATGTGCTGATTTCTGGGATGCAAGGACTTGGTGCTGAGATAG CCAAAAATCTTATACTTGCTGGAGTCAAGTCTGTGACTTTACATGATGAAGGTGCAGTGGAACTGTGGGATCTGTCCAGCAATTTTCTTTTTTCAGAAAACGATGTTGGCAAGAATAGAGCTCAAGCCTCTGTCCAGAAGCTTCAGGAGCTCAACAATGCTGTACTCGTCTCCACCTTGCCTACAAAGTTGACTAAAGAACAACTTTCCAACTTTCAG GCTGTGGTCTTTACCGATATAGATTTAAAGACAGCTATTGAGTTTGATGATTACTGCCACAACCATCAGCCTCCAATTGCTTTCATCAAGACCGAAGTCAGAGGGCTTTTTGGTAACATTTTCTGCGATTTTGGCCCCGAGTTTACTGTAGTTGatgttgatggtgaagaaccACATACTGGCATCATTGCATCCATCAGTAACGATAACCCTGCACTTATAACATGTGTTGATGATGAAAGACTCGGATTCCAAGATGGAGATCTTGTTATATTCTCTGAAATTCATGGAATGACAGAACTTAACGATGGAAAGCCAAGGAAAGTTAAAAGCTGCAGGCCATATTCATTCTTTCTTGAAGAAGACACCACTAACTTCGGGACATATGTGAAAGGTGGTATTGTGACTCAAGTCAAACAGTCAAAGGTTCTCAATTTCAAGCCTTTAAAAGAAGCACTTGGAAACCCAGGCGAGTTTCTATTGAGTGACTTTTCTAAATTTGATCGCCCTCCTCTTTTGCATTTAGCATTCCAAGCACTTGATAAATTCGTTTCTGAATCGGGTCGGTTCCCGGTTTCCGGGTCGGAAGATGATGCACGGAAATTGATTGATATTGCTGGCAACATGAATGAAAGCTTGGGAGATGGAAAATTAGAAGATATAAATCCGAAACTTTTGCGGGATTTTGCATACGGGTCCCGGGCAGTTCTCAATCCAATGGCTGCCATGTTTGGTGGGATAGTCGGGCAAGAGGTTGTGAAAGCATGTTCCGGAAAGTTCCATCCACTTTATCAATTCTTTTACTTTGATTCCATCGAGTCACTTCCTACTGAGCCATTGGATCCCGAAGACTACAAACCTTTAAACAGTCGTTACGATGCTCAAATATCAGTATTCGGAGCTAAATTCCAGAAAAAACTAGAAGAAACGCGATCTTTCCTTGTGGGATCTGGCGCGTTAGGTTGCGAATTCTTGAAAAATCTAGCCTTGATGGGTGTTTCATGTGGCGCAAAAGGGAAACTAACAGTCACAGATGATGATGTCATTGAGAAAAGCAATCTCAGCAGACAGTTTCTTTTTCGTGACTGGAACATTGGACAAGCGAAATCAACGGTTGCTGCTTCTGCAGCTTCATTGATCAACCCTCGTCTTCAGATTGAAGCTTTACAGAATCGTGTGGGCCCCGAAACCGAGAATGTGTTTGATGATACTTTCTGGGAGAATTTGAATGTTGTTGTGAATGCGTTGGACAACGTGAATGCTAGGCTTTATGTTGATCAAAGATGCTTATATTTCCAGAAACCGCTTCTTGAGTCCGGAACACTTGGTGCTAAATGCAACACACAGATGGTTATCCCTCATTTGACCGAAAATTACGGTGCTTCCCGGGACCCGCCCGAGAAACAAGCGCCTATGTGTACCGTGCATTCGTTCCCGCATAACATTGACCATTGTTTGACTTGGGCTCGGTCGGAATTCGAAGGATTACTTGAGAAAACACCATCAGAAGTTAACGCGTATCTTTCTAATCCGGGGGAATATACATCCGGAATGAGGAATGCTGGTGATGCCCAGGCTAGGGATAATCTAGAACGTGTTCTTGAGTGTCTCGACAGGGAAAAATGTGAATCGTTTCAAGATTGCATCACTTGGGCTCGTTTGAA gtttgaagattacTTCTGTAATCGTATGAAACAACTGATCTTTACATTCCCGGAAGATGCTGCCACCAGTACCGGAGCACCGTTTTGGTCCGCTCCGAAGCGATTCCCGCGTCCGTTGGAATTCTCTGTTTCCGACCCGAGTCATCTTCATTTTGTGTTGTCGGGTGCCATTCTTCGAGCGGAGACATTCGGGATTCCGATTCCGGAGTGGGCCAAGAACCCGAAGAAATTAGCTGAAGCTGTTGAAAAGGTTATTGTCCCGGACTTTCAACCAAAACAAGGTGTCAGAATAGAAACCGATGAAAATGCCACCACTTTATCCGCTGCATctgtggacgattctgcagttaTCGATCAGTTAATCAAGAATATAGAACGTGCTAGAAAGTCTCTTCCTTCTGATTATACCATGAAACCTATTCAGTTTGAAAAG GATGACGACACGAATTACCACATGGACTTCATAGCTGGACTAGCAAACATGAGAGCAAGAAACTACAGCATCCCAGAAGTGGACAAACTGCGAGCCAAATTCATAGCTGGCAGAATCATCCCAGCAATCGCCACATCAACCGCCATGGCAACCGGTTTAGTCTGCCTCGAGCTTTACAAAGTCATCGACGGGGGCCACAAGGTGGAAGACTACCGCAACACGTTTGCCAACCTGGCACTCCCGTTGTTCTCCATGGCAGAGCCGGTCCCACCAAAGGTGATGAAGCACCAAGACCTGACGTGGACAGTGTGGGACAGGTGGACGATCAAGGGCAACCCTACTCTAAGGGAACTCATCAAATGGCTTGCTGACAAGGGACTTGATGCTTATAGCATTTCGTGTGGGAGTTGCTTGTTGTACAACAGTATGTTTCCTAGGCATAAAGACAGGATGGATAAGAAGGTGGTGGATCTGGCGAGAGATGTGGCAAAGATGGAGATTCCGGAGTATCGCCGCCACCTGGATCTGATGGTGGCGTGTGAAGACGAGGAGGAAAATGACATTGATATCCCTCAGGTATCTGTATACTTTCGTTGA
- the LOC111876485 gene encoding ubiquitin-activating enzyme E1 1 isoform X3 produces MGFEDGNLQEIDEDLHSRQLAVYGRETMRRLFASNVLISGMQGLGAEIAKNLILAGVKSVTLHDEGAVELWDLSSNFLFSENDVGKNRAQASVQKLQELNNAVLVSTLPTKLTKEQLSNFQAVVFTDIDLKTAIEFDDYCHNHQPPIAFIKTEVRGLFGNIFCDFGPEFTVVDVDGEEPHTGIIASISNDNPALITCVDDERLGFQDGDLVIFSEIHGMTELNDGKPRKVKSCRPYSFFLEEDTTNFGTYVKGGIVTQVKQSKVLNFKPLKEALGNPGEFLLSDFSKFDRPPLLHLAFQALDKFVSESGRFPVSGSEDDARKLIDIAGNMNESLGDGKLEDINPKLLRDFAYGSRAVLNPMAAMFGGIVGQEVVKACSGKFHPLYQFFYFDSIESLPTEPLDPEDYKPLNSRYDAQISVFGAKFQKKLEETRSFLVGSGALGCEFLKNLALMGVSCGAKGKLTVTDDDVIEKSNLSRQFLFRDWNIGQAKSTVAASAASLINPRLQIEALQNRVGPETENVFDDTFWENLNVVVNALDNVNARLYVDQRCLYFQKPLLESGTLGAKCNTQMVIPHLTENYGASRDPPEKQAPMCTVHSFPHNIDHCLTWARSEFEGLLEKTPSEVNAYLSNPGEYTSGMRNAGDAQARDNLERVLECLDREKCESFQDCITWARLKFEDYFCNRMKQLIFTFPEDAATSTGAPFWSAPKRFPRPLEFSVSDPSHLHFVLSGAILRAETFGIPIPEWAKNPKKLAEAVEKVIVPDFQPKQGVRIETDENATTLSAASVDDSAVIDQLIKNIERARKSLPSDYTMKPIQFEKDDDTNYHMDFIAGLANMRARNYSIPEVDKLRAKFIAGRIIPAIATSTAMATGLVCLELYKVIDGGHKVEDYRNTFANLALPLFSMAEPVPPKVMKHQDLTWTVWDRWTIKGNPTLRELIKWLADKGLDAYSISCGSCLLYNSMFPRHKDRMDKKVVDLARDVAKMEIPEYRRHLDLMVACEDEEENDIDIPQVSVYFR; encoded by the exons ATGGGATTTGAAGATGGGAATTTGCAGGAGATCGATGAAGATCTCCATAGCAGACAGCTTGCTGTTTATGGTCGTGAGACTATGAGGCGGCTCTTTGCATCTAATGTGCTGATTTCTGGGATGCAAGGACTTGGTGCTGAGATAG CCAAAAATCTTATACTTGCTGGAGTCAAGTCTGTGACTTTACATGATGAAGGTGCAGTGGAACTGTGGGATCTGTCCAGCAATTTTCTTTTTTCAGAAAACGATGTTGGCAAGAATAGAGCTCAAGCCTCTGTCCAGAAGCTTCAGGAGCTCAACAATGCTGTACTCGTCTCCACCTTGCCTACAAAGTTGACTAAAGAACAACTTTCCAACTTTCAG GCTGTGGTCTTTACCGATATAGATTTAAAGACAGCTATTGAGTTTGATGATTACTGCCACAACCATCAGCCTCCAATTGCTTTCATCAAGACCGAAGTCAGAGGGCTTTTTGGTAACATTTTCTGCGATTTTGGCCCCGAGTTTACTGTAGTTGatgttgatggtgaagaaccACATACTGGCATCATTGCATCCATCAGTAACGATAACCCTGCACTTATAACATGTGTTGATGATGAAAGACTCGGATTCCAAGATGGAGATCTTGTTATATTCTCTGAAATTCATGGAATGACAGAACTTAACGATGGAAAGCCAAGGAAAGTTAAAAGCTGCAGGCCATATTCATTCTTTCTTGAAGAAGACACCACTAACTTCGGGACATATGTGAAAGGTGGTATTGTGACTCAAGTCAAACAGTCAAAGGTTCTCAATTTCAAGCCTTTAAAAGAAGCACTTGGAAACCCAGGCGAGTTTCTATTGAGTGACTTTTCTAAATTTGATCGCCCTCCTCTTTTGCATTTAGCATTCCAAGCACTTGATAAATTCGTTTCTGAATCGGGTCGGTTCCCGGTTTCCGGGTCGGAAGATGATGCACGGAAATTGATTGATATTGCTGGCAACATGAATGAAAGCTTGGGAGATGGAAAATTAGAAGATATAAATCCGAAACTTTTGCGGGATTTTGCATACGGGTCCCGGGCAGTTCTCAATCCAATGGCTGCCATGTTTGGTGGGATAGTCGGGCAAGAGGTTGTGAAAGCATGTTCCGGAAAGTTCCATCCACTTTATCAATTCTTTTACTTTGATTCCATCGAGTCACTTCCTACTGAGCCATTGGATCCCGAAGACTACAAACCTTTAAACAGTCGTTACGATGCTCAAATATCAGTATTCGGAGCTAAATTCCAGAAAAAACTAGAAGAAACGCGATCTTTCCTTGTGGGATCTGGCGCGTTAGGTTGCGAATTCTTGAAAAATCTAGCCTTGATGGGTGTTTCATGTGGCGCAAAAGGGAAACTAACAGTCACAGATGATGATGTCATTGAGAAAAGCAATCTCAGCAGACAGTTTCTTTTTCGTGACTGGAACATTGGACAAGCGAAATCAACGGTTGCTGCTTCTGCAGCTTCATTGATCAACCCTCGTCTTCAGATTGAAGCTTTACAGAATCGTGTGGGCCCCGAAACCGAGAATGTGTTTGATGATACTTTCTGGGAGAATTTGAATGTTGTTGTGAATGCGTTGGACAACGTGAATGCTAGGCTTTATGTTGATCAAAGATGCTTATATTTCCAGAAACCGCTTCTTGAGTCCGGAACACTTGGTGCTAAATGCAACACACAGATGGTTATCCCTCATTTGACCGAAAATTACGGTGCTTCCCGGGACCCGCCCGAGAAACAAGCGCCTATGTGTACCGTGCATTCGTTCCCGCATAACATTGACCATTGTTTGACTTGGGCTCGGTCGGAATTCGAAGGATTACTTGAGAAAACACCATCAGAAGTTAACGCGTATCTTTCTAATCCGGGGGAATATACATCCGGAATGAGGAATGCTGGTGATGCCCAGGCTAGGGATAATCTAGAACGTGTTCTTGAGTGTCTCGACAGGGAAAAATGTGAATCGTTTCAAGATTGCATCACTTGGGCTCGTTTGAA gtttgaagattacTTCTGTAATCGTATGAAACAACTGATCTTTACATTCCCGGAAGATGCTGCCACCAGTACCGGAGCACCGTTTTGGTCCGCTCCGAAGCGATTCCCGCGTCCGTTGGAATTCTCTGTTTCCGACCCGAGTCATCTTCATTTTGTGTTGTCGGGTGCCATTCTTCGAGCGGAGACATTCGGGATTCCGATTCCGGAGTGGGCCAAGAACCCGAAGAAATTAGCTGAAGCTGTTGAAAAGGTTATTGTCCCGGACTTTCAACCAAAACAAGGTGTCAGAATAGAAACCGATGAAAATGCCACCACTTTATCCGCTGCATctgtggacgattctgcagttaTCGATCAGTTAATCAAGAATATAGAACGTGCTAGAAAGTCTCTTCCTTCTGATTATACCATGAAACCTATTCAGTTTGAAAAG GATGACGACACGAATTACCACATGGACTTCATAGCTGGACTAGCAAACATGAGAGCAAGAAACTACAGCATCCCAGAAGTGGACAAACTGCGAGCCAAATTCATAGCTGGCAGAATCATCCCAGCAATCGCCACATCAACCGCCATGGCAACCGGTTTAGTCTGCCTCGAGCTTTACAAAGTCATCGACGGGGGCCACAAGGTGGAAGACTACCGCAACACGTTTGCCAACCTGGCACTCCCGTTGTTCTCCATGGCAGAGCCGGTCCCACCAAAGGTGATGAAGCACCAAGACCTGACGTGGACAGTGTGGGACAGGTGGACGATCAAGGGCAACCCTACTCTAAGGGAACTCATCAAATGGCTTGCTGACAAGGGACTTGATGCTTATAGCATTTCGTGTGGGAGTTGCTTGTTGTACAACAGTATGTTTCCTAGGCATAAAGACAGGATGGATAAGAAGGTGGTGGATCTGGCGAGAGATGTGGCAAAGATGGAGATTCCGGAGTATCGCCGCCACCTGGATCTGATGGTGGCGTGTGAAGACGAGGAGGAAAATGACATTGATATCCCTCAGGTATCTGTATACTTTCGTTGA